A region from the Triticum aestivum cultivar Chinese Spring chromosome 3D, IWGSC CS RefSeq v2.1, whole genome shotgun sequence genome encodes:
- the LOC123080864 gene encoding putative disease resistance protein RGA3, with protein MDPIFLAAAATTWVLNKLLDHLKDAAIQALLGSEGFNKDVKHLVHELSRANLVLGSVTAGATSGVMIGNQELARQITEVQEQAVKLAKYLDKLRYYDLEEKIQKMKLKGRNQFTSTMKSMTQSKGKLTSFEIKDIGNTVEKLHKICDNVHAALLIEKHDKLLAAIQNTSTNIGAAVEFFTESKLFPRKEEADVLKLISASKFSDQELLVLPIVGHGGVGKTTLARLVYHNPQVGADFAIKIWVHVSANFDEIKLAQGILEEIAPASEYANIKHLNGLQRVINKYLHKKTYLLVLDDMWEESEARWDKLLAPLRCTDSKGNVILMTTRKFSVANITSKVEGHIKLGGMNDETFWPFFKRCIFRDENYQGNNKLQGIGKEIAIKLKGNPLAAKSVATLLRRNLTEVYWKRILKSDEWKLSNTVDDIIPALKLSYNHLPYHLQQLFSYCAMFPKGYRFEKEQLIRMWIALGFVMDERKKLEDAGSDNFDDLIDRSFFQKDEQHFIVHDLMHDVAQEVSVHECLLVDGSDSLKVFTSIRHVGIWTESVYKDEIIGHHKTFEKKLDEIEKKDILKTLESLMLVGIYDEKISEKFVGALEKLSYVQILKLSAMPFNVDSLLSSVQNFIHLRYLELRYSSDQHRPLPEAICKLYHLIVLDITHWSGLSDLPKSISNLLNLQYLLVPGSGSLHSKISRVGELKLLQELHEFQVQKGSDFNISQLEHLQEIKGSLSILGLENVKDKAEASGARIEDKEHLRTLSLSWGENNDVQKEVIEGLQPHGDLAHLLVINYAGATPTWLGRNFSLGNLESLQLQDCTAMKTLPPFEELPYLKKLSLIGMSSLKDVKIDFNCSELSEVEIMTCSALTTIRLHSCKALTNLTIKDCGALSCLKGLPSSGQVEYNIKGCPQLQADTISS; from the exons ATGGATCCCATCTTCCTCGCAGCGGCGGCGACGACATGGGTGCTGAACAAGCTGCTCGACCACCTCAAAGACGCTGCCATCCAAGCACTGCTGGGGTCGGAAGGTTTCAACAAGGATGTGAAGCATCTCGTCCACGAGCTGAGTCGAGCCAACCTCGTCCTTGGCTCCGTGACCGCCGGAGCCACCTCGGGGGTCATGATCGGGAACCAGGAGCTGGCGCGGCAGATCACGGAGGTCCAGGAACAGGCGGTCAAGCTGGCCAAGTACCTCGACAAGCTCCGGTACTATGATCTGGAGGAAAAG ATACAAAAGATGAAACTGAAGGGCCGCAATCAGTTTACATCAACAATGAAATCTATGACTCAATCCAAGGGGAAATTGACAAGTTTTGAAATCAAAGACATAGGAAATACTGTGGAGAAGCTGCATAAGATCTGTGACAATGTTCACGCTGCTCTCTTGATTGAGAAACATGATAAACTGCTTGCAGCAATTCAAAACACAAGCACAAACATAGGCGCGGCAGTAGAATTCTTCACTGAATCCAAGTTGTtcccgaggaaggaggaggctgATGTTCTAAAACTAATTAGTGCAAGTAAATTCAGTGATCAAGAGCTTCTGGTTCTGCCAATAGTTGGTCATGGAGGTGTTGGGAAGACCACACTTGCTCGACTGGTGTACCATAACCCGCAAGTGGGAGCTGACTTCGCCATCAAGATCTGGGTCCATGTATCTGCTAATTTTGATGAAATCAAGCTCGCACAAGGGATTCTTGAAGAAATAGCACCTGCCTCGGAGTACGCAAACATCAAACATCTCAATGGGCTTCAACGTGTGATCAACAAATACTTGCACAAGAAAACATATTTGCTTGTTTTGGATGACATGTGGGAAGAGAGCGAGGCTCGCTGGGACAAACTGTTGGCTCCACTTAGATGTACAGATTCCAAGGGTAATGTGATTTTGATGACAACGCGGAAGTTCTCTGTTGCCAATATAACAAGCAAAGTGGAGGGACATATCAAGTTAGGTGGTATGAATGATGAAACATTTTGGCCCTTCTTCAAAAGATGCATATTTCGTGATGAGAATTATCAAGGAAACAATAAGCTTCAAGGAATCGGGAAAGAGATAGCCATCAAGCTGAAAGGAAATCCTTTAGCGGCTAAAAGTGTAGCCACACTTTTGAGGAGAAACCTTACTGAAGTTTACTGGAAACGTATTTTAAAAAGTGATGAATGGAAGTTATCAAATACAGTGGATGacatcataccagcactaaagctcAGTTACAATCACCTCCCCTATCACCTTCAGCAGCTATTCTCATATTGTGCTATGTTTCCAAAAGGTTACAGATTTGAGAAGGAGCAGTTGATACGTATGTGGATTGCTCTTGGTTTTGTCATGGACGAGAGAAAGAAATTAGAAGATGCCGGAAGTGACAACTTTGATGATTTGATAGACCGGAGCTTCTTTCAGAAAGATGAACAGCACTTCATCGTGCATGATTTAATGCATGATGTAGCCCAAGAAGTTTCAGTGCATGAATGCCTTCTTGTTGATGGCTCAGATTCTCTGAAGGTCTTCACATCCATTCGTCATGTGGGCATCTGGACTGAGTCGGTCTACAAGGATGAAATTATAGGACATCATAAAACCTTTGAAAAAAAGTTGGATGAAATTGAGAAAAAAGATATTCTGAAAACTTTGGAGAGTTTAATGCTTGTAGGTATATATGATGAAAAGATCTCTGAAAAGTTTGTAGGGGCTTTGGAGAAATTAAGTTATGTCCAGATACTTAAGTTATCAGCAATGCCCTTTAATGTTGACAGTTTGCTATCCAGTGTCCAAAATTTCATCCATCTTCGCTATTTAGAACTGAGGTACAGTTCAGACCAGCACAGACCTTTGCCTGAGGCTATATGTAAGCTCTACCACCTAATAGTATTGGACATCACACATTGGAGTGGTCTAAGTGATTTGCCTAAGTCTATCAGTAATCTCTTGAACCTACAATATCTGCTTGTTCCGGGGTCAGGATCATTGCACTCGAAGATATCAAGAGTTGGAGAACTTAAGCTTCTACAAGAGCTGCATGAATTTCAGGTTCAAAAAGGGAGTGACTTCAATATTTCGCAGCTGGAACACTTACAGGAGATCAAAGGGTCGCTTAGTATCCTTGGTCTTGAGAATGTCAAAGATAAGGCAGAGGCCAGCGGTGCAAGGATTGAAGATAAGGAACATCTAAGGACACTGTCACTCTCATGGGGAGAAAATAATGATGTTCAGAAAGAAGTGATCGAGGGTCTTCAACCACATGGTGACCTTGCGCATCTTCTTGTCATAAACTACGCCGGTGCTACTCCAACATGGTTGGGACGAAATTTCTCACTCGGCAATTTGGAAAGCCTCCAACTCCAAGACTGTACAGCAATGAAAACCCTGCCACCATTTGAGGAGCTGCCATACCTGAAGAAACTATCCTTGATTGGTATGTCCTCCCTGAAGGATGTTAAGATTGACTTCAATTGTTCTGAGCTAAGTGAAGTTGAAATAATGACGTGTTCAGCTt